A window of the Butyricimonas faecalis genome harbors these coding sequences:
- a CDS encoding site-specific integrase — protein MKISVYLKKCSATTSNICFRVREKNVDIKVVSPIAVHDKYWDADTLCYRRTTAVTAIEQKRVPEQIAAIIERAEKTFSEKADGKWMKQVIEDVLHPARAFERDHPNLLHRIHEYLEKYDGAERTKEHIVRFERTMTRYHEYRRELLGDTDFTLFVETVTLGQMNDFREYVANEYLLRQEYPDFYTPRMLINHKPKPLSNTTVINTMNLFCTFLHWCKRMKYSDNEVYAVYGCKEPTYGDPFYLTSEERNVLYDADLSDCPKLAVIRDIFVFHCYVGCRVGDLYRMTKENIKDGFLEYMPQKTKKCQAKTVRVPLHEKAVRILERYSGNTGKLLPFKPINTYNLGIRELLKHCGIDRMVTILDTHGYNTVQKPLYEVASSHTARKTFVGNLYRQVPDPNLIASMSGHVEGSRAFRRYRTIDDDMKRKLVEMIN, from the coding sequence ATGAAAATTTCCGTCTATCTGAAAAAATGTTCCGCGACCACTTCAAACATCTGCTTCCGGGTACGGGAGAAGAACGTGGACATCAAAGTGGTTTCCCCCATTGCGGTCCATGACAAGTATTGGGATGCCGATACCTTATGTTACAGGCGAACGACTGCCGTGACGGCCATTGAACAGAAGCGGGTGCCCGAACAGATCGCCGCCATCATCGAGAGAGCGGAAAAGACCTTCTCGGAGAAGGCTGACGGCAAGTGGATGAAACAGGTCATCGAGGATGTCCTGCATCCAGCGCGGGCTTTCGAGCGTGATCACCCGAACCTGCTCCACCGCATCCACGAGTACCTGGAAAAATATGACGGCGCGGAAAGAACCAAGGAGCACATTGTCCGCTTCGAGCGAACGATGACCAGGTATCACGAGTACCGGCGTGAATTATTGGGCGATACTGACTTCACGCTCTTCGTTGAAACTGTCACCCTGGGGCAGATGAACGACTTCAGGGAGTACGTCGCCAACGAGTACCTGCTCCGCCAGGAGTATCCTGACTTTTACACTCCCCGTATGCTCATCAACCACAAGCCCAAGCCTCTATCCAACACGACCGTCATCAATACCATGAACCTTTTCTGCACGTTCCTGCACTGGTGCAAGAGAATGAAGTATTCCGACAACGAAGTCTATGCTGTCTATGGATGCAAGGAGCCGACATACGGCGACCCGTTCTATCTCACATCTGAAGAGAGGAATGTCCTGTACGACGCAGACCTGAGCGATTGCCCGAAACTGGCTGTCATCCGGGACATTTTCGTGTTCCACTGTTATGTCGGTTGCCGTGTCGGTGATCTCTACAGGATGACCAAGGAGAACATCAAGGACGGTTTTCTGGAGTATATGCCTCAAAAGACAAAGAAGTGTCAGGCGAAAACCGTCAGGGTCCCATTGCATGAAAAGGCGGTCAGAATACTGGAACGCTATAGCGGGAATACCGGCAAGCTGCTTCCGTTCAAGCCCATCAATACTTACAATCTAGGTATACGGGAACTGCTGAAACATTGTGGCATTGATCGCATGGTGACCATTCTTGACACGCACGGCTACAACACCGTGCAGAAGCCCTTGTACGAAGTGGCCAGCAGCCACACGGCACGCAAGACCTTTGTAGGCAACCTGTACCGGCAGGTGCCGGACCCCAACCTGATAGCCTCTATGTCAGGCCACGTAGAAGGCAGCAGGGCCTTCCGGCGTTACCGGACGATAGATGATGACATGAAACGAAAACTTGTAGAAATGATAAACTGA
- a CDS encoding DUF4236 domain-containing protein, translating to MAWRYRKRLKIIPGVYLNLSKSGVSTTIGGRGMSVTYGSKGTYANIGIPGTGIYNRFKISDNEKFQNKFIEHEASLDYTPIVSSDILTISSPNMEGVKELIEQTRTQRLDIQSDIKSIKKKIRCNLWCCFLMYPLYPIVRHKIGLIKNDLKTQRQTVLELEERLKTCYVNLDIDFEPEILMKYQDFISSFKVLSQSQRIWHIISSRNLSRAERISQRTSAGSHINRVNVEFGFKSLPEIKTAYEVLWLQNRNGHDLYFYPSFLVVYASQEKYAIVDYTDLQLIYRNTSFIETESVPEDSKILRYTWNKVNKNGTPDRRFKDNYQIPVVAYGEIFVTNSKGIQEEYNCSNNEQTKKFVDAYRIYREALNN from the coding sequence ATGGCTTGGAGATATAGAAAGAGATTAAAAATAATACCGGGAGTATATTTGAATCTTAGTAAAAGTGGGGTAAGTACAACAATAGGGGGTAGGGGAATGAGTGTTACTTATGGTAGTAAAGGAACCTATGCGAATATTGGAATTCCTGGGACTGGTATTTATAATAGATTTAAGATATCTGATAATGAGAAATTCCAGAATAAGTTTATAGAACATGAAGCGTCGCTTGATTATACCCCAATCGTGAGTTCGGATATTTTAACGATCAGTAGTCCTAACATGGAGGGAGTGAAAGAATTAATTGAGCAAACTAGAACGCAAAGATTAGATATACAGTCAGATATAAAATCTATCAAGAAAAAAATTAGATGTAACTTGTGGTGTTGTTTTTTGATGTATCCATTATATCCTATAGTTAGACATAAAATTGGATTGATAAAAAATGATTTGAAAACGCAACGTCAAACTGTTTTAGAGTTGGAAGAACGGCTTAAAACGTGTTATGTCAATTTAGACATTGATTTTGAACCAGAAATCTTAATGAAATATCAAGATTTCATCTCTTCTTTTAAAGTTCTATCTCAATCTCAAAGAATTTGGCATATTATTAGTTCAAGAAATTTAAGTAGAGCAGAAAGAATAAGTCAAAGGACTTCGGCAGGTTCACATATCAATAGGGTTAATGTTGAATTTGGTTTTAAATCATTACCAGAAATAAAGACTGCATACGAAGTGTTGTGGCTTCAGAATAGAAATGGGCATGATTTGTATTTTTATCCTAGTTTTCTTGTAGTATATGCATCCCAAGAGAAATATGCAATTGTAGATTATACTGATTTACAACTAATTTATCGGAATACGTCATTTATTGAAACAGAGTCTGTTCCTGAAGATAGTAAAATTCTTCGATATACTTGGAATAAGGTAAATAAGAATGGTACTCCTGATAGGAGATTTAAAGATAATTATCAAATTCCTGTTGTCGCTTATGGTGAAATATTTGTTACGAATTCAAAGGGAATTCAAGAAGAGTACAACTGTAGCAATAATGAACAGACGAAAAAATTTGTTGATGCATATAGAATATATAGAGAAGCATTAAATAATTGA
- a CDS encoding Nmad2 family putative nucleotide modification protein, giving the protein METQENKLYSYKMTHDTRFAPNPLFGVLTLATCKPALRRNTGVGNWIAGWTSKKLRNNSTNVGEERLIYLARVTKKLTYPEYWEQYPQKRPNNLDDPHVESYHGDNIYEPRPGYTPNPLDPNSFILHENSHHKTLEKKIKDLKGMYVLVCEEFYYFSCLSPLDIPIEIRPNIPKVQTSYGTITKDASEFIDYVRQHVEQCKYTDTI; this is encoded by the coding sequence ATGGAAACACAAGAGAACAAACTTTACAGTTACAAAATGACTCATGACACACGTTTCGCTCCTAACCCGCTATTTGGAGTGCTAACACTAGCGACCTGTAAACCTGCCTTGCGCCGTAATACTGGAGTGGGAAATTGGATTGCGGGTTGGACTTCCAAGAAATTACGAAATAATTCCACGAACGTGGGGGAAGAACGTCTAATTTACCTTGCAAGAGTTACCAAGAAATTAACTTATCCCGAATACTGGGAACAATACCCGCAAAAACGGCCCAATAATTTGGATGACCCACACGTGGAGTCTTATCACGGGGATAACATTTACGAACCCCGTCCCGGTTACACGCCGAATCCCCTTGACCCGAATTCCTTTATTTTACACGAAAACAGTCACCATAAAACATTGGAGAAGAAAATAAAAGATTTGAAAGGAATGTACGTGCTTGTATGCGAGGAGTTTTACTATTTTAGCTGCTTGTCTCCCTTGGATATTCCCATCGAAATACGTCCCAATATTCCCAAAGTACAAACAAGTTACGGGACAATCACAAAAGACGCTTCCGAGTTTATTGATTATGTTAGACAACACGTTGAACAATGTAAATATACAGACACGATATGA
- a CDS encoding Nmad3 family putative nucleotide modification protein — translation MKIILSRKGFDSQYGQIPSPILSDGTLLSLPIPSKMDPEVKFKDLHHGDLSYYDIIRMLSPRSSIKENHTCHLDPDIRSEVKERPMERVPSFGQEKAALRHLQNQNVGIGDVFLFFGWFRQTQYIDNRLVYTPNAPDLHVIYGYFQVGGIINRMADVPAWLKDHPHVKADRWNNPNVIFTASQRLSLCPGLPGAACFQFDNRLVLTKSGCKRSTWDLPDFFRGISISYNKNSWKEDCFVAASKGQEFVFEANDGAVEWIKNIISPEIVNSPHSIAFTMR, via the coding sequence ATGAAAATCATTTTGAGTAGAAAAGGATTTGATTCGCAATACGGTCAAATCCCGAGCCCGATATTATCGGATGGGACATTATTATCCCTGCCAATACCTTCTAAAATGGATCCAGAGGTTAAATTCAAAGATCTCCACCATGGAGACCTATCTTATTACGATATAATTCGAATGTTAAGCCCACGTTCCTCTATAAAAGAAAATCATACCTGTCACTTGGACCCGGACATTCGTTCTGAGGTTAAGGAAAGACCCATGGAGAGGGTTCCCTCCTTCGGTCAAGAAAAGGCAGCCTTGCGACATCTTCAAAATCAAAACGTGGGTATTGGTGATGTTTTCCTTTTCTTTGGTTGGTTTAGGCAGACGCAATACATTGACAATCGCCTCGTTTACACGCCTAATGCTCCCGATTTGCACGTGATATACGGGTATTTCCAAGTAGGGGGAATCATTAACCGAATGGCAGATGTTCCGGCTTGGTTAAAAGACCATCCACACGTGAAAGCAGACAGATGGAATAACCCGAATGTCATCTTTACTGCTAGTCAACGTCTTTCTCTTTGTCCGGGATTACCCGGAGCTGCATGTTTCCAGTTTGATAATCGCCTCGTTCTCACTAAAAGCGGGTGTAAACGAAGTACGTGGGATTTACCGGACTTTTTCCGAGGTATTTCCATAAGTTACAATAAAAACTCTTGGAAAGAGGATTGTTTTGTTGCCGCTTCGAAAGGGCAAGAGTTCGTGTTCGAGGCAAATGATGGAGCGGTAGAATGGATAAAGAATATAATATCTCCCGAAATAGTGAATTCCCCGCATTCAATAGCCTTTACGATGAGATAA
- the trxB gene encoding thioredoxin-disulfide reductase, which produces MSTENAIEKVKCLIIGSGPAGYTAAIYASRANLNPVLYTGMQMGGQLTTTTEVENFPGYPEGVTGPVMMEDMRKQAERFGTDIRFGIATDVDFSGHPHKVTIDGEKVIEADAVIIATGATAKYLGLPSEEAFRGAGVSACATCDGFFYRGKDVAVVGGGDTACEEATYLAGLCRKVYLIVRKNYLRASKAMQERVFRTENIEVLFEHNTLELLGSDMGVEGARLVYKKGTPEEATKEIKIDGFFLAIGHTPNTEVFKKYINVDEQGYIITEGKSCKTNVPGVFAAGDVMDPTYRQGIAAAGTGCRAAIDAERYIGELQA; this is translated from the coding sequence ATGTCAACAGAAAATGCTATAGAAAAAGTTAAATGCTTGATTATAGGATCAGGGCCTGCCGGGTATACGGCAGCAATATACGCATCGAGAGCTAATTTGAATCCGGTGCTTTACACGGGAATGCAAATGGGGGGTCAGTTGACCACGACTACGGAGGTAGAGAACTTTCCGGGATATCCGGAAGGAGTGACTGGTCCGGTGATGATGGAAGATATGAGAAAACAGGCAGAGCGTTTTGGAACGGATATTCGTTTCGGAATCGCAACAGATGTTGATTTTTCAGGCCATCCTCATAAGGTTACAATTGATGGGGAGAAGGTGATTGAGGCTGATGCTGTAATTATTGCAACGGGAGCGACGGCCAAGTATCTGGGTTTGCCTTCAGAGGAGGCGTTCCGCGGAGCGGGTGTTAGTGCTTGTGCAACTTGCGACGGATTTTTCTATCGCGGAAAAGACGTGGCTGTTGTGGGTGGCGGTGATACTGCTTGCGAAGAAGCTACTTATTTAGCCGGATTGTGCCGTAAAGTATATTTGATCGTTCGTAAAAACTATTTGAGAGCTTCTAAGGCTATGCAGGAACGCGTGTTCAGAACTGAAAATATTGAAGTTCTGTTCGAGCATAATACGTTGGAATTGTTGGGATCTGACATGGGGGTAGAGGGTGCTCGCTTGGTGTACAAGAAGGGAACCCCGGAAGAGGCTACCAAGGAAATTAAGATTGACGGCTTCTTCTTGGCTATCGGACATACACCGAATACAGAAGTGTTCAAAAAATACATCAATGTAGACGAGCAAGGATATATCATTACCGAGGGTAAGTCTTGTAAAACAAATGTTCCGGGAGTGTTTGCTGCCGGAGATGTGATGGACCCGACTTATCGTCAGGGAATTGCTGCTGCCGGAACCGGTTGTCGTGCTGCTATTGATGCGGAGCGTTACATAGGAGAATTGCAGGCATAA
- a CDS encoding Smr/MutS family protein: protein MNIRIGDIVRFISDKLEGKVTGIIDNNTVNVYCDEYGFEIPASVNNLVVIHSDSNTTKTDSATPASGQKNVTMESADTLYIAFVPENFNNLTGSRFDIYFVNDTAQTSLYSISFHDGEKYTGITAGNCNPNTTYLIGNYSLKEIDAIKAIHVQSVFYQKGVHVLKNAIDTQIKVTPVNLCKAGAYKHTRWFNATSLLRPLDKESIAKEEGLETIPEQFLQKTPHKAEDTPHKETPKQTNNNIIEIDLHIDKLLDDTTGMGNKDMLDYQMDVFHKTLEQYKLRRGQKIVFIHGKGDGVLRQRILWELQTKYKRFNHQDASFKQYGYGATIVTIK, encoded by the coding sequence ATGAATATAAGAATAGGCGACATCGTACGATTTATATCAGACAAGCTAGAGGGTAAAGTTACCGGCATCATTGATAACAACACCGTGAACGTATATTGCGACGAATACGGGTTCGAAATTCCAGCATCCGTGAACAACCTGGTGGTCATTCATTCAGATAGTAACACAACAAAAACGGATTCAGCCACACCCGCATCCGGACAGAAAAACGTAACTATGGAATCGGCCGATACCCTTTATATTGCGTTCGTCCCCGAGAACTTCAACAACTTGACAGGAAGCCGGTTTGATATTTATTTCGTGAACGATACCGCACAAACCAGCCTTTATTCCATCTCGTTTCACGACGGGGAAAAGTACACCGGGATCACGGCAGGCAACTGCAACCCGAACACGACATACCTGATCGGCAATTACTCGCTCAAAGAAATCGATGCGATTAAAGCGATACACGTGCAATCCGTGTTCTACCAAAAAGGCGTTCACGTTCTGAAAAACGCCATCGATACGCAAATTAAGGTTACTCCGGTAAATTTGTGCAAGGCGGGAGCTTACAAACATACCCGCTGGTTCAATGCCACCTCGCTGCTTCGACCGCTGGACAAAGAATCCATTGCCAAAGAGGAAGGGCTGGAAACCATTCCGGAACAATTTTTACAAAAAACACCTCACAAAGCAGAAGATACACCTCACAAGGAAACTCCCAAACAAACCAACAACAATATCATCGAGATTGACTTGCATATAGACAAACTACTCGATGACACGACAGGTATGGGAAACAAGGATATGTTGGACTACCAGATGGACGTGTTCCACAAAACACTGGAACAATACAAACTCCGTCGGGGCCAAAAGATCGTGTTTATACATGGCAAAGGAGACGGGGTATTGAGACAACGCATCCTTTGGGAACTCCAAACCAAGTACAAACGCTTCAACCATCAAGACGCTTCTTTCAAACAATACGGCTATGGAGCCACGATAGTCACGATAAAATAA
- a CDS encoding urocanate hydratase → MTLQEFQQSIREGIPAELPAPKAYEPEINHAPKRKDILTKEEKKLAIRNALRYFDPKHHAVLAPEFAEELEKYGRIYMYRFRPDYKMYAHNINDYPHKSLQAAGIMLMINNNLDYAVAQHPHELITYGGNGAVFQNWAQYRLTMKYLSEMTDEQTLVLYSGHPMGLFPSHKDAPRVVVTNGMVIPNYSKPDDWERFNALGVSQYGQMTAGSFMYIGPQGIVHGTTITVLNAGRKISKHGEGLAGKLFITAGLGGMSGAQPKAGNIAGCISVTAEINPKATHTRHSQGWVDEVIDDLDKLVERVKVAREKKETVSIAYQGNVVDVWERFAEGDIPVELGSDQTSLHNPWAGGYYPVGVSFEESKRMMAEEPELFKQKVQESLRRHVAAINKCVTRFGTYFFDYGNAFLLESSRAGADIMKPNGDFKYPSYVQDIMGPMCFDYGFGPFRWVCSSGDPKDLAKTDEIAARVLEEIKTHSPKEIQQQMDDNIRWIKAAMENHLVVGSQARILYADAEGRIKIAEAFNKAIAAGEISAPVILGRDHHDVSGTDSPYRETSNIYDGSRFTADMAIQNVIGDSFRGATWVSIHNGGGVGWGEVINGGFGMMLDGSADSDRRLKNMLFWDVNNGISRRSWARNEGAVFAIKRAMEANPNLKVTLPNFADDRLIESLF, encoded by the coding sequence ATGACATTACAAGAATTTCAACAATCAATAAGGGAAGGAATTCCGGCAGAATTGCCGGCTCCGAAGGCTTACGAACCGGAGATTAACCATGCCCCTAAAAGGAAAGATATCCTGACGAAAGAAGAAAAGAAATTGGCGATTCGCAACGCTTTACGTTATTTCGACCCGAAACACCATGCTGTGTTAGCTCCTGAATTTGCCGAGGAGTTGGAAAAATACGGGCGTATTTATATGTATCGTTTTCGTCCGGATTACAAGATGTATGCCCATAATATCAATGATTATCCTCACAAGAGCTTGCAAGCGGCAGGTATCATGTTGATGATAAATAATAACTTGGATTATGCGGTGGCTCAACATCCTCACGAGTTGATCACTTACGGGGGAAACGGTGCGGTATTCCAGAACTGGGCACAGTATCGTCTGACAATGAAATATTTATCGGAAATGACCGACGAGCAGACATTGGTGTTGTATTCCGGTCACCCGATGGGGTTGTTTCCGTCGCATAAGGATGCGCCTCGTGTAGTGGTTACGAACGGTATGGTAATCCCGAATTATTCAAAACCGGATGATTGGGAACGTTTTAATGCTTTGGGTGTTTCCCAATATGGACAAATGACTGCAGGTTCTTTCATGTATATTGGACCACAGGGTATTGTGCATGGTACTACGATTACCGTGTTGAATGCCGGGCGTAAGATTTCCAAACATGGGGAAGGATTAGCCGGAAAATTGTTTATTACCGCTGGATTAGGTGGAATGTCGGGAGCGCAACCGAAAGCCGGGAATATTGCCGGATGTATCAGTGTGACTGCCGAGATTAACCCGAAAGCCACGCATACCCGTCATTCTCAAGGCTGGGTTGACGAGGTGATTGATGATTTGGATAAGCTGGTGGAGCGAGTGAAAGTGGCTCGCGAGAAGAAAGAGACGGTTTCTATCGCTTATCAAGGAAACGTGGTGGACGTGTGGGAACGTTTTGCGGAAGGCGATATACCTGTTGAGCTGGGATCAGACCAAACGTCATTACATAACCCGTGGGCCGGTGGTTACTATCCCGTGGGTGTGAGTTTCGAGGAGTCCAAACGGATGATGGCCGAGGAACCGGAGTTGTTCAAGCAAAAAGTACAAGAATCCTTGCGTCGTCACGTGGCTGCAATCAACAAGTGTGTGACTCGTTTTGGTACTTACTTCTTTGATTACGGTAACGCGTTCCTGTTGGAGTCATCCCGTGCGGGTGCTGATATCATGAAACCGAACGGTGATTTCAAATACCCGTCATACGTGCAGGATATCATGGGCCCGATGTGTTTTGATTACGGTTTCGGCCCGTTCCGTTGGGTATGTTCCAGTGGTGACCCGAAAGATTTGGCGAAAACGGATGAAATTGCGGCTCGCGTGTTAGAGGAAATCAAGACGCACTCCCCGAAAGAGATTCAACAACAGATGGATGATAATATTCGTTGGATCAAGGCTGCTATGGAGAATCATTTGGTAGTAGGTTCTCAGGCGCGGATTTTGTATGCTGATGCAGAAGGTCGTATCAAGATTGCCGAAGCATTCAACAAGGCTATTGCTGCCGGTGAAATTTCTGCTCCCGTGATTTTGGGACGTGATCATCATGATGTTTCCGGTACGGATTCTCCTTATCGTGAGACTTCAAATATATATGACGGTTCTCGTTTCACGGCCGACATGGCTATCCAGAACGTGATCGGGGATTCTTTCCGCGGTGCGACTTGGGTATCTATCCACAATGGTGGTGGTGTAGGTTGGGGAGAAGTCATTAACGGAGGTTTTGGAATGATGCTGGATGGTTCTGCAGATAGCGATAGACGTTTGAAAAACATGTTGTTCTGGGACGTGAATAACGGAATCTCTCGCCGTAGTTGGGCTCGTAACGAAGGCGCTGTTTTTGCCATCAAGCGTGCGATGGAAGCAAACCCGAATTTGAAGGTAACATTACCGAATTTTGCCGATGACCGGTTGATAGAGTCATTGTTTTAA
- a CDS encoding RluA family pseudouridine synthase has product MKPQNTSRAKAPRCRSFEVQDENTLMPFLLQVLHDQSRTAVKSFLAHKLVQVNNRVTTQFDTPLKPGDTVTVGMNKSAAPFHHPMLNLLYEDEHLLVVEKASGLLSMGTERDKTKTAYYILNNYLRNKDPRNHIFILHRLDRETSGIMMFAKSKKVQEILQKNWNDMIRERKYVAVVEGCPQPEQGQVKSYISENKALIVHATSSQDGKLAITNYTTLKSNRQFALVELELETGRKNQIRVHMQEIGHPVTGDPKYGATKNPLRRLALHAFKLDFIHPITGKNMKFETPIPAKFMTLFK; this is encoded by the coding sequence ATGAAACCCCAGAATACATCCCGAGCCAAAGCCCCGCGCTGCCGCAGTTTTGAAGTACAAGATGAAAATACGTTAATGCCCTTTCTGTTACAGGTTTTACATGATCAAAGCAGAACAGCCGTAAAGTCATTCTTGGCCCACAAACTCGTGCAGGTCAACAATCGTGTCACCACACAATTCGACACACCCCTCAAACCCGGGGACACGGTAACCGTCGGGATGAACAAAAGTGCGGCCCCTTTTCACCATCCCATGCTCAATCTCCTGTATGAAGATGAACATTTACTTGTTGTGGAAAAAGCAAGTGGATTGCTTTCCATGGGAACGGAACGGGATAAAACAAAAACAGCCTATTACATCCTGAACAACTACTTGAGAAACAAAGATCCCCGGAATCATATCTTTATCCTACATCGCCTGGATAGAGAAACTTCCGGTATCATGATGTTTGCCAAAAGCAAAAAAGTACAGGAAATTCTACAAAAAAACTGGAACGACATGATCCGCGAACGAAAATATGTCGCTGTCGTCGAAGGATGCCCGCAACCGGAACAAGGACAAGTGAAATCTTATATCAGTGAAAATAAAGCCTTGATCGTACATGCCACCTCCTCGCAAGATGGTAAACTAGCCATCACAAACTACACGACGCTAAAATCAAATCGGCAATTTGCGCTCGTGGAACTGGAATTAGAAACCGGGCGTAAAAACCAAATCAGAGTACACATGCAGGAAATCGGCCATCCCGTTACGGGAGATCCAAAATACGGAGCAACAAAAAATCCCTTGCGCCGCCTAGCCTTACATGCTTTTAAACTTGATTTCATTCATCCCATCACGGGGAAAAACATGAAATTCGAAACACCCATTCCTGCAAAATTCATGACCTTGTTTAAATAA
- a CDS encoding PCMD domain-containing protein, whose amino-acid sequence MKNKLLLLLALSIVFLAGCRDKHDPEPPTIDKIVGQYSGGNLKATIDGISVSEGISVQVIQKNDNTTSFKLFNIVPGYPEFEVPNVTFEALSRAYYSQLKGSVTDNVSGYAVLANAHVEDEIMEINIAITEIEGVPTSAESFYNKTFKGEMAINLGVEPVTMTQRVYVSKPSNKNPNQLRLRIENFSFQGVYLGVIQLDTVSLVKRGDVYGFTAKDRELSDLEIPGVTGVKLTARGAIIEDHIMKLNLEVGASPLTIHVTFTGDTITESVDTKINLTIEGNAVAAQPDNSKTASIYVFKVWETATASQLKLTPKIELPKGATLDSIVVRYSDGIKSILKEGEAIDFSKIEGEKYDVRYYITSEDVRYHSTKTLRLEKMPEFKSTYKMNSWITPQGKDYQEPMNMASSNMAADFFPLSGMMIGHALTAKPYPVSQDEDAAKIITRDTYGGYIAFMSVVLPKVTAGTLFNGTFELDTKAPLKSTHFGEAYRGTAAPVAFKFTYKYTPGPTYFNTIVKTEGSTTTVTAEKVPGKVDECSLIAYLYEVDSYGDYLDGTNINSSEKVILKAAFSSGAQDSFTEKTVNFEPTGNGSFDPANKKYKIAIVCTPSKEGDAYNGAPDSALWIKSLEITY is encoded by the coding sequence ATGAAAAACAAATTATTATTGTTATTGGCTTTAAGTATTGTGTTTTTGGCAGGTTGTAGAGATAAGCATGATCCTGAACCACCCACGATAGACAAGATTGTCGGGCAATATTCCGGGGGAAACTTAAAGGCTACTATTGACGGGATTTCTGTATCAGAAGGAATTTCCGTACAGGTTATTCAGAAAAATGACAACACCACCTCTTTTAAGTTGTTCAACATAGTTCCAGGTTACCCCGAATTTGAGGTTCCCAATGTCACGTTTGAGGCCCTCAGTCGCGCTTACTACAGCCAATTAAAAGGCTCCGTAACTGACAATGTCAGTGGATATGCCGTTTTGGCTAATGCCCATGTTGAAGACGAGATCATGGAAATTAATATCGCTATCACGGAAATTGAAGGAGTGCCGACAAGTGCCGAAAGTTTCTACAACAAAACGTTTAAAGGAGAAATGGCCATCAATCTGGGGGTGGAACCTGTAACGATGACACAACGCGTGTACGTGAGCAAACCATCAAATAAAAACCCGAACCAACTCCGGCTGAGAATTGAAAACTTTTCCTTTCAAGGAGTTTATTTAGGAGTAATACAACTAGATACGGTTTCTTTAGTTAAAAGAGGAGACGTGTACGGTTTTACGGCGAAGGATCGTGAACTTTCAGACTTGGAAATTCCCGGAGTAACAGGAGTAAAATTAACGGCACGCGGAGCCATCATCGAAGATCATATCATGAAACTGAATCTCGAGGTTGGTGCTAGTCCTTTGACTATTCATGTTACTTTCACGGGCGATACGATCACGGAAAGCGTTGACACAAAAATCAACTTAACAATTGAAGGGAATGCCGTGGCCGCACAACCGGATAATTCAAAAACAGCTTCTATTTACGTTTTTAAGGTCTGGGAAACAGCTACTGCCAGTCAACTGAAACTAACACCTAAAATCGAACTTCCGAAAGGTGCTACGTTGGATTCCATCGTTGTTCGATATTCAGACGGTATCAAATCCATACTTAAAGAAGGGGAGGCGATTGATTTTTCCAAAATCGAAGGAGAAAAATATGATGTAAGATATTACATTACTTCCGAAGACGTGCGTTATCATAGCACCAAAACTCTCCGCTTGGAGAAAATGCCGGAATTCAAATCCACCTACAAGATGAACAGTTGGATCACTCCTCAAGGGAAAGATTATCAAGAACCGATGAATATGGCCAGTTCCAACATGGCTGCAGATTTTTTCCCTTTATCGGGAATGATGATCGGTCACGCGTTAACAGCAAAACCTTATCCCGTTTCGCAAGACGAAGATGCAGCGAAAATCATAACAAGAGACACGTACGGTGGTTATATCGCTTTCATGTCGGTTGTGCTGCCTAAAGTTACTGCCGGAACTTTGTTCAACGGAACATTCGAGTTAGATACTAAGGCCCCTTTAAAAAGTACTCACTTCGGGGAAGCTTACCGGGGGACTGCGGCTCCTGTGGCTTTTAAATTCACGTATAAATATACTCCGGGACCAACGTACTTCAACACGATTGTCAAAACAGAAGGTTCCACTACAACAGTTACTGCAGAAAAAGTTCCGGGCAAGGTTGACGAGTGTTCTTTAATTGCTTACTTGTATGAAGTCGATTCCTACGGTGATTATTTGGATGGCACGAACATCAACAGCTCCGAGAAAGTAATTCTTAAAGCTGCATTCAGTAGTGGGGCTCAAGATAGCTTTACCGAAAAAACGGTCAATTTTGAACCCACGGGAAACGGTTCGTTCGATCCGGCCAATAAAAAGTACAAGATTGCCATAGTCTGCACACCAAGTAAAGAAGGAGATGCCTACAACGGGGCTCCCGACAGTGCGTTGTGGATAAAATCATTGGAAATAACCTACTAA